Genomic DNA from Paucilactobacillus hokkaidonensis JCM 18461:
TGAGAATGATCTGCATACACCGGATAATGCGGAGATGGACGAAATGATTAACGCAGAACACCATCGTAGTGCTCAAGGACAATTAAATCCTGATGACATTAAGTATGGTTACTGTACTGAAATTATGGTTCGGATTGGCCGAGGCAAAGAGGTTGAGAAAAAATTTGATTACGATGAATTTTATCAATACTTGGCAGGCCTTGGTGACAGCCTTTTAGTTGTCAATGATGAGGAAATTGTAAAAGTGCATGTCCATACTGAACATCCAGGTAAAGTTTTGGCCTGGGGACAAGAATTTGGTGACTTACAAAAAGTTAAAGTTGACAACATGCGTTGGCAACAAGAGAGCATCATGGAGCAAGATACTGAACCAAGTGATGTTGCCAAACCACAACCTGAAAAGAAGCCAGCTAAGACTGCTGTAATTGCAGTTGCTGGTGGTGAAGGGATTGCTGAGTTATTTAAGAGCTTAGGGGTCACACAAATTATCAGTGGTGGTCAAACAATGAATCCTAGTACAGAAGATATTGTTTCTGCAATTGAGAGCAGTGGTGCTAAAGAAGCAATTATATTACCTAATAATGGTAATATTTTTATGGCTGCTGATCAGGCTGCACAAGTTACTAGCATTCCAACTAAAATAGTTCATAGTAAGACAATTGCGCAGGGAATGACTTCATTATTGGAGTTCAATCTAGAAAGCTCGCTTGCTGAAAATCAAAAAGCAATGGAGGGTAATTTAGATTCTGTTAAGAGTGGTGAAGTAACTAATGCAATCCGTGATACGACCATTGATGGTGTGACGATCAAAAAGGATGACTTCATGGGTATTGTGGATGGTACGATTAAGGTCACTGATTCAAGCATTAAAACAACGGCCATCGAAATGGTCAAAAAGATGTTAGATTCAGATAGTGAAATTGTTACCATCATTTATGGAGCCGATGGCGATGAGAATACGGCTAAACAAATTGAAGATGCACTTTATAAGGTCGATGATGAACTAGAGATTGAAATTCACCCTGGTGGTCAACCGGTCTACCCGTATTTGATTTCAGTTGAATAGAATAATATGGATGATCGGGTCAAAACAAATGTTTTGGAGCGATCATTTTTATGTTTGAATAATCAATCAGAAAGGAGGATAACATGCTTAGTTTACAAGATTCAGTTAGTTTGATTACAGGCGTTGGCCCTAAACGGGTAATTGCATTAGCCAGTTTAGGGATTCAAACAGTTGAAGATTTACTGACATATTATCCGACTCGTTATGACAACTTTGAGGTACGTGATCTCAGTACAGCAGTTGATCAAGAAAAATTAACAATTAAAGGAACGGTGATGTCTGAACCAGTCATTGCACGGTTCGGTTATAAAAAAAATCGATTGAGTTTTCGTTTGTTAGTTGACCAAGATGTAGTTATGGTAACTTTTTTTAATCAGCCATATTTAAAAGATAGAATTGAACTAGGTAAGGATCTGGCCGTTTATGGTAAATGGGATGGCAATACAGCTCGATTAACTGGGATGAAGCTAATCACAATGAACAACAGTGAACTAGGTGCTGTGTATCCGGCTAATAAGCAGATCAAAGCCAATACTATTAAAAAGTTTGTTGAAACTGGGTTTAAACAGTACGAACATGTAATTGCGACATTACTGCCGCCACCGTTAATTAAACAATATGGCTTACTTCCACGTGCCAAAATGATTCAAGAAATGCATTTTCCCAGTGATGAGCACACAGCGAAGTTGGCTCGACGTAGTGCTGCCTATGAGGAGTTTTTTTTGTTTCAGCTACGAATTCAAGCATTGAAACGTGAAAATCAAACTGAAGATGGTCTGGAAATTTTATATCATAATGATGAACTAAAAACTTTTATTGGGTCACTCAGTTATGAATTAACTTCAGCACAAAAAAAGGTTGTTAATGAAATCTGTCGTGATCTACGACGACCAATCCAAATGAATCGGTTATTGCAAGGAGATGTGGGGTCTGGAAAAACAATTGTTGCTGCAATTGCCATGTATGCGACTATTACGGCGGGATATCAAGCTGCTTTGATGGTACCAACTGAAATTTTGGCTGGTCAGCACGCTGAAAATTTTGCCCGTCTTTTTGATGGGTTACCCGTGAATGTCGGATTGTTGACTGGTTCTATGACTGCCAAGCAACATCGGCAATTATTAGATCAAATTAAGCATGGTGGCGTTAATCTAATTATTGGTACGCATGCACTTATTCAAGATGCAGTTGAATATGCTAACTTGGGTTTGATTGTTACCGATGAACAACATCGTTTTGGTGTTAATCAACGACAAAAGTTTCGTGAAAAAGGGGAACACCCAGATGTACTGGCAATGACAGCTACCCCGATTCCGCGGACTTTGGCGATCACGGCTTATGGTGAAATGGATGTTTCTATTATTAGTGAAATGCCAAAGGGGCGCCAGCCGATTGAGACACGTTGGTTGCGAAGTAATCAGACTGGTGTTGCGTTAGAATTTGTGTTAAAACAGTTGCAACAAGGATCACAAATTTATGTTGTGACACCATTAATTGAGCAATCAGAGACATTAGACGTTCGGAATGCGGAAGAGCTGTATGACAACCTCAAACAATATTTTGAACCGCAGTTTAAAATCGGATTGTTGCACGGTCGATTAACAAATGAAGAAAAAGATGCAACGATGCAGGCATTTAAAGATAATGAAACTAATTTATTGGTATCAACGACTGTGATTGAAGTTGGTGTTGATGTAGCTAATGCAACTGTGATGATGGTTTATGATGCTGATCGATTTGGGTTAGCACAATTGCATCAGTTGCGCGGCCGCGTCGGTCGGGGAAGCAAGCAAGGGTATTGTTTATTAATTGCCGATCCAAAAAATCAGGTTGGAATTCAAAGAATGCAGACAATGACAGAAACGACGGACGGATTTGTGGTGGCACAACGTGATCTGGAATTACGTGGTGCTGGCGATGTTCTTGGTCAAAAACAGTCTGGTTTGCCGGACTTTAAAGTTGGTGATCCAGTTGGTGATCTAAAAATGTTACAAACTGCTCAGGCTGACGCTACTGATTTATTGGCGACAGAAGATTGGGATACGCAAACCGATAATTTACCATTAGTACAGTATTTACATCGTCATCAGCTCCAAACACACTTTGATTAAAAGAGAAGGTATATAAAATGAAAATTGCAGTTGACGCCATGGGTGGCGATCACGCACCACAAGAAATTATTATTGGAGTAGAACAAGCACGTGATTTGTATCCAGATGTTGAGTTTTATTTATATGGGATGGAAGATCAAATTCGCCCTTTAGTTAAGAATCAAGATCGATTAACGATTATTCCAACGACGGAAACTATTGACATGGGTGAAGAACCCGTCCGTGCAATTCGCCGTAAAAAAGATTCATCGATTGTTAGAGCGGCGAATGCGGTCAAAGCTGGAGAAGCAGATGCATTTTTTTCTGCAGGAAATACTGGTGCAGTACTAGCTGCTGGTCTATTTATTGTTGGGCGAATTAAAGGGATTGACCGTCCTGGCTTAACTTCCGTTTTACCAGTTGCTGATCCAAAAACAGATCAACAAAATTTTGTTTATTTAGATACAGGTGCTAATGCTGAAAGCAAAGAAAAGAATTTAGTTCAGTTTGCCTATTTAGGTAAATTCTATGCCCAAAAAGTATTAAAAGTTGCACAACCCCGAGTGGCATTATTAAATAATGGTACTGAAGAAGATAAGGGAGATAAGTTACATAAAGCGGTCTATCAACTACTCAATGATGATCCTGAAATTGATTTTGTTGGTAATGTAGAATCTAGTGAATTATTAAATGGTCGCGCAGACGTGGTAGTTACTGATGGCTGGGGTGGCAATGCTGCCTTAAAGGCAACAGAAGGTACTGCTAAAACAATGTTATCATTAATTAAAAATGGTATTTTGAATGGTGGGTTACGTGCTAAACTCGGCTATTTATTGATGAAACCAGTTTTTGGTCAAATTGGTAAAATTATGGGGACATCCAATTATGGTGGTGCGGTTATGTTGGGTTTGAAGGCTCCGGTTGTCAAAACACATGGATCATCTAAGGCTGATGCAGTAAAAAACACGATTGGTCAAATTAGAGAAATGCTGTCATCAAAAGTGATTGATGAGACGGTTATTCATTTTAGTGCAATTGATCAGGCTGAAGACGTAGACAATTCTTCTAAAAACAGCTAAACTAATTGAGTGCCAATTGATGATGAGGAGTAATTTAAGATGGAAAAGCAGGAGATTTTTGATAAAGTAACTGAAATTGTGGCGGATCACTTTGATGTTGATCGGGCAAAGGTTACTAATGAGTTGAATTTAAAAACTGATTTGAACGCGGACTCAATTGACTTTGTTGAGTTTGTCTTAGAAATTGAGGATACTTTTGGTTCTGAAATTTCTGATAGCGATGCTGAAAAATTAAGTACAATCGGTGAAGTTGTCGATTATATCGCCGCACATCAAACTAATTAGTAAATTGAATATTGAGTTAAGCAAAGGGCCGCAACAATCAATTTGTTATCGGTCCTTTTACTCGTACGATTAATTCTTTCACTACGGTATTAAAACACGTATAATGGTTATTATATGAGTTAACTCGGAGGTAAAAATGATTAAGAAATTGGAACAAAATTTAGCTACAAAGTTTAATATTCATTTTAATGATCCTAAATTATTAGACGAGGCCTTTACGCAGGCTTCGTATGTTAATGAGCATCCCAATCAAGGGTTAAAGTACTATGAACGGATTGAATTTTTAGGTGATGCCGTCTTGCAATTAACAGTTTCAGAGTATATTTATCAACGGTATCCTGAGTTACCACAAGGTAAACTAAGCCGTTTGCGAGCTGCAATGGTGCAAGAGGATAGTTTTAGTAAATTTGCTCTGGAATGTGATTTTGATAAATATATTAGGTTGGGTCATGGGGAAGAAATGGCAGGTGCGCGTCAACGTCCATCACTTCTTTGTGATATTTTTGAGTCTTTTATCGGTGCGCTTTATTTGGACCAGGGGAAAGCAGCAGTCGAAGAATTTATTGGACAAGTTATTTTTCCTAAATTAGATCAAGGCTGGTTTGATCATGCCGTTGACTACAAAACAAGTTTACAAGAGCTTTTGCAACGTGATGGTGATGTTGACATTGAGTATGTTGTAATTAACGAGGTTGGTCCGGATAACGATCGTAAGTATCAAGTGGAAGTTCGGGCAGACAATAAAAAAATTGGAGCCGGTGCAGGATCGTCCAAAAAGCATGCAGAAATGCAAGCAGCTCAAAATGCATTGAATGAATTACGACAGGCCGGCAACTAACTGTATATTTATTTGCAACCATAATTTTAGGAATAAAAAATTACCTTAATTTAGGAGCCTGAAATGCGACTGATTTCATTAGAGCTAAATGGTTTTAAATCATTTGCGCAAAAAACAAAAATTGAATTTATGACCGGAATGACTGGGATTGTTGGCCCCAATGGTAGTGGTAAAAGTAATATTATTGAGGCTATTCGTTGGGTAATGGGAGAACAGTCTGCCAAAGATTTACGTGGCGGCAAGATGACTGATATTATTTTTGCTGGATCAGCAACCAGAAAACCGCTGAATCGGGCTGAAGTATCGATTACTTTCGACAATCACGATCATTATTTAGCTAGCGATTACACCGAAATAAAAATTACACGCCGGTTATATCGCAGTGGTGAGAGTCAATATTTAATTAATGGAAATGAGTGTCGACTTAAAGATGTCTTGGACCTCTTTATGGATTCTGGCTTAGGCCGTGAATCGTTCTCGATTATTTCACAAGGTCGTGTTGAAGCAATCTTTAATGGTAAGCCAGAAGATCGACGGGCAGTTATTGAAGAGGTAGCTGGTGTTGCTAAATACAAAAAAAACAAAGACACAGCCCAAAAACGATTAGGTGAGACTAACGATAATTTGCACCGAGTAAACGATATTATTAATGAGCTTGAAACACAAATGGAACCTTTGGCGCAGCAAAGTGCCTTGGCAAAAGATTATCAAGAACAAAAAAGCCGTTTTGATCAATTAGATAAAACTAAAACGGTGCTTGATATTGAAAAAAATCAGCATCAGTTGACTGATGTAGCTACCCGATTAGCTAATGCAAAAAAGCTAAGTGTCCAGTATGATGATCAAACTAAAGAATCTAGTCAAACGCTGAATGAACTTAAGCAACAACAAAATAGATTAAATGTGACTAAAGATAAATTGCAAAACGATTTGTTAGTTCAAACAAAACAAATTGCCGATTTATCCAATGCAAAAAATATTAGCAACGAACGTAAAAATAATGAAGCGGCAACATTAACCCAGATTAAAACCAGGTTGGCACAGGTTAAGCAACAATTAACCGATAACCAGGCTAAGTTAAGTGATTGGCAACAGCAACAACAGGAACAAGCGAGTGCAATTAAAACCAATCAAAATGCATTACAGCAACTTAAAGAAATGAGTGTTGAACAACGGCAACAAAAGTTATCACAACAAATTGAAAAATTGCAGTCAAAGCAAGTTGACCAGATGCAAAAATTAACAACTGTTCATAATCAAAAAACATATTTAACACATAATCATGAACAAGATCAGAAACGTCAAAGTCAGGCTAGTATTGAATTACAGACTAACGAGCATAAGACCCAACAATTAAATGAACAACAGGAACAATTACAACTTGAATTGAAGCAACAACACAGTGTTGTGGATGAAATAAATGATCAATTAGCCACAGCACAGTCTCATCGGCAACAATTACAGACTCAATATGAACAAAAACAAAAGCAATGGTATCAATCGTTAGGCCAAGTTCAAACGGTGCAAGCACGAATTAATAGCTTTAAATCATTAGAAGCTGATTATGCTGGATTTTATCAAGGTGTTCGATATGTATTACAACATCGTCAAAAGTTTGCGGGGCTCAAAGGACCAGTATCTGAGTTGCTTAATGTTCCAGCATCCTACACCACGGCCATAGAAACAGTTCTTGGTGGTCAATTACAAAATTTGGTAGTTGATAATCAACAAAGCGGTAAGCAGATTATTAATTTCTTAGTGGCTAACCGTGCTGGTCGGGCGACTATTTTACCGCTTGATACGTTGATCCAACGAAATAGTAACCAAACTTTATTGCATCAGTTAATGGGATTAACAGGGTTGGCAGGCTTAGCCAGTGAATTAGTCCAGACTGACCCTAAATTTCAATCATTATTGAATTATTTATTGAGTAATACGTTAATTGCTGATAATTTAGATCATGCAACATTAATTGCCAAACAAAGCCAACATCGTTTTCGGGTGGTAACTCTGGATGGACAATTAATTAATGCCAGTGGTGCAATGACTGGTGGGGCCAACAAACAGCAACGTCAGGGGTTGTTGACAAGGCAACAGTCGCAACAAGAGCTTGAGGTGCAGATAAAAGACGTCCAAGCTAAATCGACTGAGTTAGAAAATCAGGTAGGTAAATACGATACCGCCATTCAAACGAATAAACAGTTGATTGAACAATTACAGGCTAAATTAGAACAACAGCGATCACAATTGCAGACTGTTACAAGTAAGGCCGATTTATTGCAAAATGAGCAAAAAATGAATCAGCGTCAGGTGAGTGCCCTTGAGTTTGAGGTCAAACAGCAAACTGATGAGCATGCTACTTTTGCCCAACAAATAACTGAAAACGAGCAACAAGAAAAAAAGATTACTAGTACAATTGAAGCTTTGAAAGTCAATATTCAACAAAGCAAGGTCGATTTACAAGCTTTGCAAGAAAATGCGTCTGCACAAGCTGAGCAAATTCATGATAAAGAGCAATGGTTGGCAGTTGCAACGGAAAAATTACAACAAATTAGTCGCCAAATGACTGACCTGAATGAGGCTATTGCCAATGATGAACAGTCCATTCAACAACTGACACAAGAAACTGATGCAACTGTGTCAAGCCAAACCGATCAGGCCCAACAAGGTCAACAAGCTGCGGATCAATTGGTTGATTTACAACAGGTTCATGAACAGACAAACCAACAGTTAGGCCACACAAATGATTCGTTGACTGCTTTAAGTGAAAAAATTGAGGCTGCTAATCAGCAACAACAACGGCTGCAAGAATTGCAACGAGCGGCTTTAGATGAATTAAATGAAGTCAATGCACGGCATGTTAAATTGGAATCATTGATTGATCAAGGAATGAACCGGCTAGCGGAACAATATGCGATGACGTTGACCGAGGCGAAACAAGATCTTAGTGAACTTGAACCAGCAGAAATTACGACGCAATTAAAACTGCTAAAACGCGGTCTCGATGAAATTGGTACGGTTAATTTAGGCTCAATTGAAGAGTATGAACGCGTGTCTACTCGTTATACATTTCTACATGATCAACAAACTGACTTGCTGAATTCACAGCAACAATTGAATGAAACCATGCAAGAAATGGACCAAGAGGTGATAACTAGATTTGAAACTAGCTTCCACCAAGTTGCGGATGCATTTGCTAAAATATTTGTCGAAATGTTTGGCGGCGGTCAAGCAAAATTAGTTTTAACCGAACCAGATAATTTGTTAACATCTGGAATTGATATAATCGCACAGCCGCCTGGTAAAAAGAATCAACAAATGAGCCTATTATCTGGTGGCGAACGCGCACTGACTGCCATTACATTACTATTTTCAATTCTCGCTGTCCGTCCGGTACCATTTTCTATTTTAGATGAAACAGAAGCAGCCTTGGATGAAGCAAACGTAAATCGATTTGCACACTATCTAAGTACCTATGGTGATGATGGCCCCCAATTTATTGTCGTTACTCATCGAAAGGGTACTATGATGAATGCTAAGGTGCTCTATGGTGTTACAATGCAAGAATCAGGTGTATCGAAGATGGTTTCGGTCTCACTTGAAGATGTCAATGCTAGCTAAGTCGCTCGACTAGAGGAGGACAAAATGGGATTATTTGATATATTTAAACGAAAATCAAAAGTTGACAAAGAAACTCAAGCTGATGAACAACAAACTAGTGAAGTAGCACAATCTGCTGAATCACAAAGTGAAAATAATGTGGGACAAGAGATTGTGTCAGCAACCAATACTCAGTCAGAACCCCAAGCTTCAACCGAACCAACTAGCAATGAAACAGATGTTCAATCTGAAGAATCGAGTGAGATAACCACTGTTGAATCAACAGAAGGTGAAGCCAACAATATCGAATCAGAAGTGTTATCTGATGAAATGACAAAAAGTGCCGATACAAAAATACAAGCTGATGCTGATATTGAAGAGACGCAAACTGCTAGTCCAGTTACGCAATCAGATGAGCCAGTTTCTCAACCTACCAGTGAAGACCAACAAGATAATAAATATGAACAGGGACTAGAAAAGTCACGTACTGGTTTTGGGGCCCGATTGAATGCATTACTAGCTAACTTTAGGCATGTTGATGAGGAATTCTTTGATAACTTGGAAGAAGCTTTGATAGAGTCTGACGTTGGTTTTGAAATGGCCGTTTCACTGAGTGATCAATTACGTGAAGAAGTAAAATTACAAAATGCCAAAAGCCAACAAGAAGTCACGAATGTTATCATCGAGAAATTAGTTGATATTTATGAGCAACAAGGTAAAAATGAGGATAATGCAATTCATTTTGCCAAACAAGGACCAACTGTTATTTTATTTGTTGGTGTCAATGGAGTTGGTAAAACAACTACTATTGGTAAAATGGCTGCATTATACCAGCGGCAGGGTAAGAAGGTGTTATTAGCTGCTGCAGATACTTTCCGGGCTGGTGCCACTGAACAGTTACAAGTGTGGGGTGATCGTGATCACGTTAAGGTGGTCACAGGACCTGATCAAGGAGACCCGGCTGCTGTTGTTTATGATGCTGTTAATCAGGCTAAAAACGAAGACTATGATGTTTTGTTTGTTGATACAGCTGGTCGACTACAAAATAAAGTTAACCTGATGAATGAATTGGCCAAGATGAAACGGATTATTAGTCGTGAAATTGAGGGTGCCCCGCAAGAGGTGCTATTGGTGTTGGATGCAACGACAGGGCAAAATGCACTTACACAGGCTAAACTATTTAAAGAAAGTACTGATGTAACCGGAATTGTTTTGACCAAGCTTGATGGAACGGCGCGTGGTGGAATTGTATTAGCAATTCGCAATGAACTCCATTTACCAGTTAAGATGGTTGGCTTGGGAGAACAAGTTGATGATTTACAAGAATTTGATGCTGGTGAATTTGTTTATGGGCTCTTTAAAGGCCTCGTTACAGCAACTAAGTAAGGGTATCCTAATTATGGAAATTGAAAAAAATTATCGAATTAATTCGTTATTTGAGTTCTACAAATCTTTATTGACAGACAAACAAAACAATTATATGCAGCTTTATTATGGGGATGATTATTCATTGGGCGAAATTGCTGAAGAATTTTCTATCAGCCGGCAAGCTGTATATGATAATATAAAGAGAACTGAATCGATCATTGAGGTATATGAAAATAAACTGCATTTGTATCGAGACTTCGTTGCCCGTAACAAACAGGCCGATATTATTCAAACCTATGTAAAAAGTAATTATCCAAATGATGAAACGCTAAACAAATTAGTTGCTCATCTTGAAAATTTAGAAGAAGAATAGGAGTATGACTGATGGCATTTGAAGGATTAACTGAACGACTCCAAAATGCGATGACTAAGTTACGGCGAAAACCAACTGTTTCAGAAGCTGATTTACGCGAAACAATGCGTGAAATTCGGTTGGCATTGTTGGAAGCCGATGTCAATTTCAAAGTGGTTAAGGATTTTGTCAAACAGGTACAAACACGTGCCATAGGGGCAGATGTTTTAAAGGGTTTAAATCCGGCTCAACAAATTGTTAAAATTGTTAATGAAGAACTAACCACAACCATGGGAACTGAGGCAGTTCCCTTAAATAAATCAGAAAAGATCCCAACGATCATCATGATGGCTGGGTTGCAAGGGGCAGGTAAAACTACTACTGCTGGTAAATTGGCTTTAAAGCTAAAAAATGAAGAAAATGCACGACCAATGTTTATTGCGGCCGATGTTTACCGTCCCGCTGCGATTGATCAATTAGAACAAGTAGCTAAGTCAATTGATGTTCCGGTTTTCCAACTAGGAACAGATGTCGATCCAGTTGAAATCGTGCGCCAAGGACTTGAACAAGCACAGGAACAACACAATGATTACGTCATCATTGATACTGCTGGTCGACTACAAATTGATGAAAAATTGATGGATGAGTTAGTTAATATTTCTAATTTAGCTAAACCAGATGAAATTTTGCTGGTAGTGGATGCAATGACCGGGCAAAACGCGGTTGAGACAGCGGATGGTTTCAATGATAAGTTGGAATTGACGGGGGTTATTTTAACCAAGTTAGATGGCGATACCCGTGGTGGTGCTGCCTTATCAATTCGGGCAGTTACCGGCAAACCAATTAAGTTCGTTGGACAAGGTGAAAAAATGACCGATTTGGATGTCTTCCATCCAGATCGAATGGCTTCTCGAATTTTGGGAATGGGCGATATGCTCACCTTAATTGAAAAAGCCCAACAGGATTATGACGAAGATCAAGCGCAAAAGACAATGGAAAAGATGCGTGAGAATTCGTTTGATTTTAATGATTTCTTAGATCAGATGGAGCAAGTCCAAAAAATGGGACCATTAGAAGATGTTATGAAAATGATCCCAGGAATGGCCAATAATCCAGCCATGAAGAATGTAAACGTGAATCCAAAAGATATGGATCACATCAAAGCGATTGTTTATTCGATGACTCCCGCTGAACGTGAAAATCCAGATGTCCTTAATCCTAGCCGGCGTCGTCGGTTGGCTGGTGGAGCTGGTCGGCCAATCGTAGAAGTTAACCGAATGATTAAGCAATTCGGCGAGATGAAAAAAATGATGAAACAAGTTTCCAGTGGAAACATGAATGGCATGGAACAGATGATGGGTGGCTCAATGCCAGGCGGTAAAATGGGCAAGCTGGCAATGAATATCATGGCTCGGAAGATGAAGAAAAATAAGAAAAAAAGAAATAAAAAAAATAAGAAGCGCCGTTAATAATTATGAGCCAATTCTAAATAGAAGCCTTATGTGAGGGCTTTTTATTTTAGAATAAAAAAAGTAAATAATTAAAAAAAGCAAATATTATAGCAGTTTCTGGTAATAATTTATAAATTGGGTCGTATCAATTTTCAAAAAGGTTGACTTTTATGAAAAACCAAGTATTATAGTGATTGTAAATTAAAAATTTATGGATTTACGTTGTTGCTACTTAAACTATTTTTAGTAGTTAATCAAGTTTATGAAGGAGAGTAAAATTCATGGCAGTAGATTATGATTCCAAAGCATATTTGGAAAAAGTTGACGCTTGGTGGCGTGCTACCACATACCTTTCAGGTGGTATGATCTTCCTGAAGAACAATCCATTGTTCTCAGTTACAAACACTCCACTTAAAGCAAGTGACATCAAAGTTAAACCAATTGGTCACTGGGGTACTATCTCAGGACAAACATTCTTGTACGCACATGCCAACCGTTTGATCAACAAGTACGGTTTGAACATGTTCTACATTGGTGGACCTGGTCATGGTGGCCAAGTTATGGTTACAAACGCATATATGGATGGTTCATATACTGAGGACTACCCAGAAATTACTCAAGATCTTGAAGGTATGTCACGTCTATACAAGCGATTCTCATTTCCAGGTGGAATTGGATCACATATGACTGCACAAACTCCAGGTTCACTTCATGAAGGTGGCGAACTGGGTTATTCATTATCACATGCTGCAGGTGCCGTTTTGGACAATCCTGACCAAGTTGCATTTGCTGTTGTTGGTGATGGTGAAGCAGAAACTGGTCCATCTATGACAGCTTGGCACTCAATCAAGTTCTTGAACCCTAAGAATGACGGTGCTGTATTGCCTACATTAGATTTAAACGGATTCAAGATTTCAAACCCAACAATTTTCTCACGGATGAGTGATGAAGAAATCAGCAAGTTCTTTGAAGGACTTGGCTGGTCACCACGTTTCCTTGAAAACGACGAAATTCATGACTATATGACTTATCACGAAAAGGCTGCTAAGATTTATGATCAAGCGATTGCTGATATCCAAGCTATCCAAAAAGATGCCCGTGAAAATGGTCGTTACCAAGATGGCGAAATCGCTGCTTGGCCAGTAGTTATTGCTCGTTTACCAAAAGGTTGGGGTGGACCACAATTTAATCCTAAGGGCGAACCAATCGAAAATTCATTCCGTGCTCATCAAGTTCCACTTGGTCTTTCACAAGGTAACCTTAGTGAATTACCAGAATTTGAAGAATGGATGGATTCATACAAACCAGCAGAATTGTTCAATACTGACGGTTCATTGAAGGCTGAAGTTGCTGACTTTGCACCTAAGGGCGACAAACGAATGGCTATGAACCCAGTTGCTAATGGTGGCCGTGCTCGCGGCGAAAAGCCAGAAACACTTGCTTTACCTAACTGGAAAGACTTTACCAACGAAATTACAGCTGACAATCGTGGCTCTGAATTAGCCGACGCCAACCGTAACATGGATATGAATGTACTTTCAGGCTA
This window encodes:
- the rnc gene encoding ribonuclease III produces the protein MIKKLEQNLATKFNIHFNDPKLLDEAFTQASYVNEHPNQGLKYYERIEFLGDAVLQLTVSEYIYQRYPELPQGKLSRLRAAMVQEDSFSKFALECDFDKYIRLGHGEEMAGARQRPSLLCDIFESFIGALYLDQGKAAVEEFIGQVIFPKLDQGWFDHAVDYKTSLQELLQRDGDVDIEYVVINEVGPDNDRKYQVEVRADNKKIGAGAGSSKKHAEMQAAQNALNELRQAGN
- the acpP gene encoding acyl carrier protein, giving the protein MEKQEIFDKVTEIVADHFDVDRAKVTNELNLKTDLNADSIDFVEFVLEIEDTFGSEISDSDAEKLSTIGEVVDYIAAHQTN
- a CDS encoding DAK2 domain-containing protein: MTVTKITDLEFGQMVQAATVRLQQNAEFINSLNVFPVPDGDTGTNMSMSLASGAKYEHDATSERVDDLAAALAKGLLMGARGNSGVILSQIFRGFSKGIEGHKTLSAKDFAAGYANGAKVAYKAVMKPTEGTILTVVRESAKAGNQAASKSDDIVTVLQAIYEAAKKALKSTPDLLPVLKEVGVVDSGGQGLTLVMQAFYEALSGEIDENDLHTPDNAEMDEMINAEHHRSAQGQLNPDDIKYGYCTEIMVRIGRGKEVEKKFDYDEFYQYLAGLGDSLLVVNDEEIVKVHVHTEHPGKVLAWGQEFGDLQKVKVDNMRWQQESIMEQDTEPSDVAKPQPEKKPAKTAVIAVAGGEGIAELFKSLGVTQIISGGQTMNPSTEDIVSAIESSGAKEAIILPNNGNIFMAADQAAQVTSIPTKIVHSKTIAQGMTSLLEFNLESSLAENQKAMEGNLDSVKSGEVTNAIRDTTIDGVTIKKDDFMGIVDGTIKVTDSSIKTTAIEMVKKMLDSDSEIVTIIYGADGDENTAKQIEDALYKVDDELEIEIHPGGQPVYPYLISVE
- the recG gene encoding ATP-dependent DNA helicase RecG, encoding MLSLQDSVSLITGVGPKRVIALASLGIQTVEDLLTYYPTRYDNFEVRDLSTAVDQEKLTIKGTVMSEPVIARFGYKKNRLSFRLLVDQDVVMVTFFNQPYLKDRIELGKDLAVYGKWDGNTARLTGMKLITMNNSELGAVYPANKQIKANTIKKFVETGFKQYEHVIATLLPPPLIKQYGLLPRAKMIQEMHFPSDEHTAKLARRSAAYEEFFLFQLRIQALKRENQTEDGLEILYHNDELKTFIGSLSYELTSAQKKVVNEICRDLRRPIQMNRLLQGDVGSGKTIVAAIAMYATITAGYQAALMVPTEILAGQHAENFARLFDGLPVNVGLLTGSMTAKQHRQLLDQIKHGGVNLIIGTHALIQDAVEYANLGLIVTDEQHRFGVNQRQKFREKGEHPDVLAMTATPIPRTLAITAYGEMDVSIISEMPKGRQPIETRWLRSNQTGVALEFVLKQLQQGSQIYVVTPLIEQSETLDVRNAEELYDNLKQYFEPQFKIGLLHGRLTNEEKDATMQAFKDNETNLLVSTTVIEVGVDVANATVMMVYDADRFGLAQLHQLRGRVGRGSKQGYCLLIADPKNQVGIQRMQTMTETTDGFVVAQRDLELRGAGDVLGQKQSGLPDFKVGDPVGDLKMLQTAQADATDLLATEDWDTQTDNLPLVQYLHRHQLQTHFD
- the plsX gene encoding phosphate acyltransferase PlsX, which gives rise to MKIAVDAMGGDHAPQEIIIGVEQARDLYPDVEFYLYGMEDQIRPLVKNQDRLTIIPTTETIDMGEEPVRAIRRKKDSSIVRAANAVKAGEADAFFSAGNTGAVLAAGLFIVGRIKGIDRPGLTSVLPVADPKTDQQNFVYLDTGANAESKEKNLVQFAYLGKFYAQKVLKVAQPRVALLNNGTEEDKGDKLHKAVYQLLNDDPEIDFVGNVESSELLNGRADVVVTDGWGGNAALKATEGTAKTMLSLIKNGILNGGLRAKLGYLLMKPVFGQIGKIMGTSNYGGAVMLGLKAPVVKTHGSSKADAVKNTIGQIREMLSSKVIDETVIHFSAIDQAEDVDNSSKNS